From Camelina sativa cultivar DH55 chromosome 7, Cs, whole genome shotgun sequence, one genomic window encodes:
- the LOC104704793 gene encoding uncharacterized protein LOC104704793 — MGDTEKNSRGSYDDMIELACFLISVACFIAFMGSIFYAVNQETPDYPVPNIEIASMDFTLRNITKTRLSANWDLLIRVPSNLPDLYICLQGDIQASLFYKNITLVTSSAQRVYNNFLFNLYNDLKYGSAQLLKVSASISEEDMGGLIGKNITKDIKKKREVKFGSQFFLTDCRKGTTEVLSYVCDEITLRFKPGSETNATKFGKNPICSNF, encoded by the exons ATGGGAGACACAGAAAAAAATTCACGTGGCTCCTACGACGACATGATCGAATTAGCCTGCTTCCTTATTTCTGTCGCCTGTTTCATAGCTTTTATGGGTTCTATCTTTTATGCAGTGAACCAAGAAACTCCTGATTACCCTGTGCCGAATATAGAAATAGCTTCTATGGATTTCACACTGCGTAATATTACAAAAACTCGTCTCAGTGCAAATTGGGATTTATTGATAAGGGTCCCTAGTAACCTTCCTGATCTCTATATATGTCTTCAAGGAGACATTCAAGCTTCGCTGTTTTACAAGAATATTACTCTTGTTACCTCGTCCGCACAAAGggtatataataattttttattcaattt GTACAACGATCTCAAATACGGATCAGCTCAACTACTTAAGGTTTCGGCTTCTATCTCTGAAGAAGATATGGGCGGTTTGATTGGAAAAAACATTACCAAAGATATCAAAAAGAAGAGGGAAGTGAAGTTTGGGTCGCAGTTCTTTCTTACGGATTGTAGAAAAGGGACGACAGAAGTTTTGAGCTATGTGTGTGATGAAATTACGTTACGGTTCAAGCCAGGTTCTGAGACCAACGCCACTAAGTTTGGGAAGAACCCTATCTgctctaatttttaa